The following nucleotide sequence is from Peribacillus sp. ACCC06369.
AGACAAATAAAAGACGAACAGAACGCTTGTCTGGGGGAAATTGCTAAAATTAAAAATCCAGACTTGGCAAAAAGCTGGACGGGAAACCGTGCAGAAGACTTTCAAGATGCCCGCAGTGATGCATACAAGGCAATGTCAACGATCATTCATGATGATTATGACGACTATCAAGAGAAAATCGACGGTAAAATCATGATGCTTAATATAGAGAAAAAGGCTCTGAGTGCAGCAGGCACCATAGCTCATGAAGCGGATGTACTTATAGGTAAAGGAGAAGCCGTCATAGATCAACTGGAAAGTAAAATATCATATTTAAAAGGGTGGTTGTTTTAATGACGACGATCAAACTGAATCATCCTGCCGTAATGAAGCAAGTCGATCAGGTGAAGACGGCGCTTGGTACAGTCACGCTTGGAAATCAGCCGGCAGGCGAACTTGGCAGCAATAAATTGGAATTCACCTCGAAATGGATTGACCGGGAAACGAACCTGGAGAAGGTCTTCGAGCAATATATCAAAATCGTCCAGAAAAATGTGGAAGATACCCGTGCCAACATTGACTTATTAAAAGAACAGGATGAAGCCATCGCCCATACGTCTTCACATGGGTACCAGCCGCGATGAAAATATATGAAGCCAAGACATTGACGGCCGCAACCAAGTCGCGGGCCAAGCAATATGAAGAACTAAAGAAGGAAGTCACAGCCCTGAAAAAGGAATTTCAGGGCATCGTCGGCCTGGA
It contains:
- a CDS encoding YwqI/YxiC family protein, producing MTTIKLNHPAVMKQVDQVKTALGTVTLGNQPAGELGSNKLEFTSKWIDRETNLEKVFEQYIKIVQKNVEDTRANIDLLKEQDEAIAHTSSHGYQPR
- a CDS encoding DUF5082 family protein, producing the protein MYANSLSEIHSALSSKMSDVNEKINRLEQAKRQIKDEQNACLGEIAKIKNPDLAKSWTGNRAEDFQDARSDAYKAMSTIIHDDYDDYQEKIDGKIMMLNIEKKALSAAGTIAHEADVLIGKGEAVIDQLESKISYLKGWLF